CACGTGCCTGGTTTCTTTGAAGAAATTGATCGTTTAGAAGCAAGTGGAGTCTCGTGCAAGGGGAGGATCTTGGTTTCTGATCGGGCCCATCTGTTGTTTGATTTCCATCAGGAGGTGGATGGGCTAAGAGAAGCTGAGCTAGCCAAGTCTTTCATTGGAACAACCAGGAGAGGAATTGGACCTTGTTACTCTAGTAAAGTGATTAGGAATGGCGTTAGAGTGGGAGATTTGAGGCACTTGGACACCCTTCCTCAAACTATGGACCTTCTACTCTCGGACGCTGCTTCGAGATTCAAAGATTTTAACTATACCCCTGAAGTTTTGAAGGAAGAAGTTGAGAAGTATAAAAGATATGCTGAGAGATTGGAACCATTTATCACTGACACCGTGCATTTCATTAATGAAGCCATCTCTTCGAATAAGAAGATTTTGGTTGAAGGCGGTCAAGCAACTATGCTTGACATTGACTTTGGGACATATCCTTTTGTAACATCCTCTAGTCCTTCAGCGGGTGGAATTTGCACTGGTCTTGGGATTGCTCCAAAAGTTGTGGGTGATCTTATTGGAGTGGTGAGTTTTTCTACTAAACTTTTCACGACATTTTCGTATATtcttagtgtttttttttgtctgcTTTAATGATATTCAAGTATCATTGATCTTATTCTTTGGTGTACTAACGAAAAGCATGAGTGACAGTTTATATATTGTATATGCACACCCATAAGGTTCTCTGTTGATCTTTGCAGGTGAAGGCATACACTACTAGAGTTGGTTCTGGCCCATTTCCTACAGAGATCTTAGGAAAAGGAGGTGACCTACTTAGGTCTGCTGGACATGAATTTGGTACCACAACTGGTCGTCCTCGTCGCTGTGGTTGGCTTGATATAGTTGCACTAAAGTACTGTTGTCAAATTAATGGCTTTTCTTCTCTGAATCTTACGAAGCTTGACGTTCTTTCGGAACTGCCTGAGATTCAACTGGGGGTTTCTTATCAGACACCAGATGGAACACCAGTCAAATCCTTTCCTGCTGATCTTAGTCTTCTTGAACAAATAAAGGCAAGCATTACGCATtacttttcttatttgttctcattttcccTACATTTTTCACGTGTTCTTTCATTGTTGCCTCAGTAAAAACTGTTGGGAATGCTTCGGGTAATATGCTCTTTACTAAGATTTGCAAGATAAGACAATTCTTTGATGTTGTTTGTAGTTAGTATTCTTTGATGTTCCAATCATTTTCATGATAAATTAGGCattcaaattttcttaaattgacGATCTTGAACACCTGATTCTAAAGTCCTAacaacattaatttaatttttcccaTTTGTCTCCTATGTGTAGGTGGAATATGAAACAATGCCTGGATGGATGTGTGACATCTCTTCAATAAGAGACTATTCTGACCTTCCTACGGCTGCACAAGAATATGTATCAAGGATTGAACAACTTGTTGGCATACCTGTCCATTACGTAGGTGTCGGTCCAGGCCGTGATGCACTGTTATATAAATGATTCAGCTTGTCGGTTGATCCTTGACGATGTCGTTGGAGCTCCAAGTAAGGTTTCAGCTTGCACTGGTAGAGGAAATTCAACAATTTAACATATGCATTTGAATGTGATATTTGTTGTTGAGGCTGTTGTAACATTTTCCATATGATTAGGAGAGGTTAATATAGGTGTTCCAAGGAAGGCTTTAATTAGCTTAGGAAATGGTATGGATTCAGATAGACCAACAAGAATAATTATTACCATAAGCTCGAAAATAACGAGTTCGAATCGATTTTTGGCCAAAACTTATGTTAAATTTATCtgagttgaaaatgaagtgttgaaatttgattttgaaattgatattCTAGAAATCTAAACTAGCTACCCGAAAacatttttagataatttatggatcttttcttatttaggTAGTTTGATATAAACTTGTGATTTGAAATGATGCTCTTTTCCTTGGGCAGTATATATATCATATGGAGGATCATGTTCTTATTCACGGATATAGTCCATAAGGCTTCTTATGAATTGGTGTGTAATGGAGAAGAAAGCGTGGGAGCTTTCTCATTGTTAGCTAAATTGGGCCGGAGATGAAGATTATATTCTGGTTTTTATCTTTGTCCAATTTCTCGACTTGCTCtatttataaagataaaacGTGACCCAATTTATAAactcttttataattttcttttcaaattgcAATGACTTTGGCAAAATGCTTGAGAGAGATGGGGAATGCTTTTATAGGGATGCACAGAAAGCTTTCTTAAGACCGGATCATTATAGATTTGATACCAATCGTGACATTTGAGAAGTAAATCTATGACTTACCCATCTTAGTGAGTAGACAACTGTAGTAGAATGCTCGAAGCCATTTTAGATACGACAAGACAGCTCAAGAGGAGTAGAAAGTTGAGCGGATCTGCTTTCCAGTCAGTTGAAATCTGCCTTTTTACAAACTGATTAAATAGTGAGAGCGCCATAAGGAACGTACATTCTTAGATGTAATGTAGAGCGGTGATAGCACTAATTGAAGTAGGTGGTGATGTCCACTACAAATCCTTGCTTCATAGCATGTCATTGTTATACACAAGGCTTATCTTGGGTAGGTTTTGGGCCATCTTTATCTTCCAAACGACCGTCTTTTGCTGTCCTATCACTAAAACTCATGACACTTAAAATGGCTTCGAGTTGaatcaaatggaagaaaaggaaaattttgaaagcaaTCATGTTTTAACAGTCCAAACCATTCAAAACCCTTTGAAGGCATGCCTTGTTTTCTCCCTCAAATCATTGTTTGTTTGTAGCCTATGGGTCGAGAATGTTTTGATCTTTGTATacttatttgaaaaatacgTAATTGTTACACTAATGTTTTGGAAAGATCAAAAATGTCACTTCCAAAGAACCAGTCTCGTGAAGTGACGGTTTTGATATACTTTTTCAAATGTAGCACGTCTCTTACGAGagctttttattttgtcttagAGCAATGATTTTTTTCGTGTTGTCAAAGAGTTTTAACCGTGAAAATAGATGGTCAATGCTGGATCGAAATcagaatcattcaagaacaaagttgaaatcattttctaattatctattatataaattttgggttaaGGGTTTTAATTGACAAAGAGTATAAATGGGTGGAAAGAAAAGCAATAAGCATATGAAATATTCCATGGctaaatagaaatatttttgtagCCTTTCAATTATGTGTAGCTAGTACTACTATTTAAGCATATACCTATATTCATTACTTGTGCATGTCACATTCatgtgcaaaaaaaaaaaaaaaaaaaaaaaattgacacaCATGGATGTAGAACTTATGTTTAGGTCCAATTTGAAGGTTTTTTTTGAAGGATTTCACGATGATAATGTTTTGTGTTGAGAATTTGGAGATCTTGACATGTATcagttcaagtccaccgctagtagatattgtttactttgactcgttacgtatcgtcgtcaatctCAGGATTTGAAAATGCGTCTACTTGAGAAATGTTTTCCActcccttataagaaatgtttcgttcccctctccaactaatgtgggatttcacaatccactctaTTGGGAGCTTAGCGTCATTGTTTGCACGCTGCCTGATGCCTggctaactgatgtgggatctcacatgacAAGATTGTTAACTAGTAAAGAagggtaaataaataaactgtAACCACATAtgaatgagagcgatcctGTGAATAAGATgaagtgagaacaaaacatgttaaacTACTCTTAAACGCAAGAAGTAAATAGCAAGAGATTGTCGGGAACATCAAGCGTCGAATATGGCGTTATATTATCTTATGCACACCCTACAAATTCTATATTACCATGAGTAGAGCAATTGAGATAGTGCATACTAGTTGTGCCTCACATTTGAAGAAAACTCTCAAAACGTCCTTTGATTCTCTACGAAGATACCTAAAACAACTAGGTGCTACTAGCTCGTTTATGTAATGTCAACCAAAAcccagttttttttttcttctttttgttagAGTTTAAgatcaccgctagtagatattatcttctttatgctttctctttcgtactttttctcaaagtttttaaaacgcatatgtttgagagaggtttccacacccttataaaggaagattcgttctcctccccaaccgatgtgggatctcacaatctacccccttaaggttcagtgtccttactgacactcgttctattctccaatcgatgtgggacccctcaatccactctctttgaggcccagcgtctttgctggtACACTGTCTTGTGTCTACCTCTTTAGGGCCTAACTTTCTCACTGATAAtatcgcctggtgtctgactctaataccaaaaAAGTaatgtgaaaaagaaagtagaaaGGAGATATTGGGTGGGTGCCTAAAAGGGCCCTCTCTTCTGTTCATACACATTACATAGTTTTTGGTGTGCAATCTTGCTTTTGAGTAAGGGAAAGTTTTTGTGGCTTCCAAAGTCCTTTGCTTTTAGGTTCAAACAGAGTTTGAATATTAGGCCTTTAGGATCTATAAGTGATACCTAACCCAATCTATTGATAGCACATGCTTTCCATATTCAAACAGTGAATGGTGACTTATCAAACATCATGCACTAAACATTATATTCACCTTTTCTCAAAATTCCTAACATCATTACAAAATCCTATCAATATAACCCATCTAACCATACATCCTATACCCGTCACGACCCAATTTTTGAGATTTCGAATCACAAATTAGGACTAAAAAGAAATGACAAAAGTACGATAAAGTTTATTACAAAATGGGAACAGGGaacgaaataaaaattaacccTAAAAGTACACAAAGTGACTAAAGGCCTGAGACGACCCCCTCTGTGATTGTGTAGATCCTGAATGCTCCCTACCTCGACCAGCCGTCAGCGatcacctgaaaaagaaaagtagagtCATGAGTATAAAAACTTTCAATTACCTACTTGTATTCTCTGATCTCATCCTTATTCTAATAAGTTACCACAAGGTTTTCTCTAGGCTCTAAGATGTTCAGGTTTAGATTCTACAGCTATCGAGTTTTTGAAAAGGTCTCAAAGTTCCAAACAGTTCTCTTACTTATATAAACTATATAAGACGAACGCATAAAATTTAACGTGTTAAACGTGCATCCTCCCAAACATGGACCAGAAATATGAATGAGCTGAGTTGATGTTGTTTTTGAAgaccaaaagaaaacaacattttaGTCGAAGCAAGAAAGATAGTGTTGAAGAAACGTCTCTTCTTGCTGGTTGCCTAGCTCGAACAAATATAAGAACGAGATGAGTAGACAACGCATGAAGGGTGGGTATACAAGCACTTAACGAAGAGGCTAAAAAGAAGTATGTAAAGGCTACCAAATAGCTTGTTTGAGTTGCTAGAGTAATGTGTGCATTTCTATTGGAATTTGGCATCTTATCGTTGTAGATACCTCAAACTAGgcctcttttctttctatacTTACGTTTGTTCAAGTGGGTTGTGAGAGAACACTCCAAACAATTCAATTTATTGACCAATCCATTTACTCATATGCTTTTGTAGACATGATATGAGTGCTTCAAACTCTCCCAACATGGTCAAACTTCATTTATGGATCTTCTACTCAAGATTTTGGTACAATCTTCATGTCGAGCATGTTTGAGAAGATCAATCCCTTCAACAAAACCGTGTTTGAAGAAGTTAGTTGGTCGAAGCTCATGCTAGCTTAAACTACGTCAATCGCCTCTTTGCTGGGAGGATTGAACTTGAAGCTTGTTGGGACACTTTGtttctgtgagatctcacattgttTTGAAAGAGGAACGAGTATCAGTGAGGATACTGGGTCCTgaagaggggtgaattgtgagattttacatcggttggagaggggaacgaaacattctttataagggtgtggaaacctctcactagcagacgtattttaaaaaccttgaaagaaTCTCGagaggaaaagcctaaagaaacATATCTACGAGCGGTGGTCTTCATTGTTATTCGAAAGAAAATATTCCAATAATTAGAGTCAAGCATAGGCTTACCATAAGCTTAGATCTGAAATTCTAGCCTTTAAAAAGTCTTGTGTCTATACGTCATTGATTGGGAAACAAAAAAGACATTTATTGTGGTCGGCCTTGGCGTATGAGGTTAGGGTTAGCCTCAGCCTCTTTGGTAGTTTACATTGGACTTATGCGGCTTAGCTCCCACATAGCCCTCTAGGCAGCTTAAGTTCACGGTTAAACgtgttgtcttctttgaactttctcttaaggttttaaaaacgcgtTTGTTTGGTAGagattttcaagtttttatatagaatgatttgttctcctctccaaccgaggtgggatctcacaatccacttccttcggggcccaacgtcctcgctgatactcatttccttctccaatcgatgtgcgacctccccaatccacccccttcagggcctagcatccttgctggcacaccacctcgtggcacaccgtctcgtgtccgCCTACTTCAGGCTCCCCTCCTTGTTGGTACATCActcaatgtctagctctagtaccatttgtaacggcccaaacccaccattaacagttattgtcctcttcagggttttcttttcaggtttcccctcaaagtttttaaaacgcgtatgctagggagattttttcacacccttataaaaaatacttcattctcctccccaaccaatgtgagatctcatagatacatacatatacataatGTTGATGAAATCATGCTCGAGTACATTAATTTTAACCTTTGTAGAGTTTTTGTCGACTTCTTTCAGAAGTAGGTCAAAAGATGAATAGATCGGCTTGAAAACTGGGCTTTTTATCTCTTGTTTAGAAGCACGATTTCTTTCATGCTTCAACCCGTTTTACGTAGTGTTGAacttttttatcttatttgattgatttttccGATCTCTTATAGTCGTGATTATGATCCAATTTCACTACTAGTAAATACATCATGTattgattcaaattttaacgctccaaaagctaaaatagtcgctttcttttgttgtttaaaTGTGTAAAATCTCCACTATGAAGGGTTCTTATGTGAAGAAAATCACATGATTGTTTAAATGTATTAAGTCTCCACTATGAAGGGTTCTTGTGGGCAGAAAATCTTGATCCACAATCACATGAGTGGAGGCTTAGGTGCCATAGCTACCATATGCCTTTTACTTCACTTTTCTCATGAAATCTTCTAAGCttatgaaaatgaaactttcttttaacaaaaatatataattttgggTGAAGTCGAGCTCGGATTAACCAACCAGAACGCGCCATGTGGTGCACAATGAGCGCAACAATTGCTCCCCCGGCACCTGGCTATTCTCGCGTGGGTGGTTCCTCCTCCACGTGTGAGAGATATTTTCTGACCTGTTCGACCTCCGTTTGATTGTTTTTTCACTCCAATTTTGACACTAACCCTAATTGGCTTGAATTAGGACCTActagagaaattttagaaattttggagCTTCAACACGTTGAAAAGCAATCTCGAGAAGGTACGTGTCATTTAAGTAAGTTGCCACACTGACTTTAGTCAAGTAATACCTATAGGAATCGCTAGAAGGTGATAGCATGCGAGAATTTCTTAACTTAGGCGATTAGAAAATGCATGTTAAGGATTTTGGAAGTGGATGACCATGTGTTGTATGTATGTTGTGAAAAATGACCGTTATGCCCTCGATTGAGATTTTCGTTAAACATgctattttatgttttaatgcAAAGCTAGAAATAGAATATGCATGACTAAAATATGAGTTGGGTAATACGGATGAGCAAGCTATGTAAAACgtaaaaattaccaaaaatcaAGTGGTAGAGACATGCTCAGGAGGTGACACGTGTCATAGAggagaaaatccaaagaagtcCTTATGCTCAGTGGGACACGAACTGCATGCACAAAGGGGTCGTAAATAGTGTGATTGGTATCACTAGAGCCTCCACTTCCTATTTCTCCAATACACCATTAGCTTAATCAGTGATCTAGGTTGAACCCAATAATGCCCTTGTCGAGCAGTAGGTATACAGGAGCAGTACCATCGAGCTTGACCTAGATCAGAACAAGGCCTCTACATTATAAACTCGTTGTGGAATATCATACAAGTAGACTCCATTGTGGAAGGATCGCCCCTTAACCTTACACAGAGATGTTTAGAGAGATGCATTATACTTTCCTATGATATAGGATGAGACTGTGCATCTACCCAAGATACCGGTCTTTCGCTACTCGGGCAAAATATGTAgatgaataataaaaagatgaatTATTGATGGATAGAATTGGACTATTTTTTCCACATTAAAAGATGAATAAAAGGGGTGTTGGGATTCACAAAAAAGAGGGTGAAAGACAAAGGGACATGATAAGAGTGGAATGTAAGTATGAGGGGAAACATGATAAaagtaatgtttttttttttcactttaatCTTGTGTTCTTCTACTCTCgtagatgtttttttttaaaccctcTTTTACAACCATTGTCTTTTTCTCCTCAACATGATGATGACGAGGACTCCAACGAGGATGATGTGGCAATGTTCCACGATGACATCAGTAGTCCTCGAAATGCTATTATATTCAACTAGGTAAAAACTTGTCTATATTGAACTCAAATCATAAACGTTGGAttaggttagattttttttcagCTGGGGTTGGGTCGAATTTTTGGAATACTGAAAAATTCGGTCAGTTTGCATGTTTACATTTCTTTCGTTAAGTCAACTCAACCAACCCGAAATTAGGGTTATATCCTAACTCTACTCTATCCTACTTTTAAAGTTATTAcgaatattaagaatatttgatatttgtaaCCAATGTTAGTGATGCACTGTTACTTGTGAATACttgacaacccaacctaacctaaTTCGACCTGGGTTGAGAACTCTATTCGAGTTGCTCGATGCACCAACTCAACCA
This sequence is a window from Cucurbita pepo subsp. pepo cultivar mu-cu-16 chromosome LG19, ASM280686v2, whole genome shotgun sequence. Protein-coding genes within it:
- the LOC111782074 gene encoding adenylosuccinate synthetase, chloroplastic-like: MNISSLAFESTFFPATKSASPTCRRLVSGRHPALFVCCSANPAAAVSSSVSVPESAKKDGLKRIGELSQVSGVLGCQWGDEGKGKLVDILAPHFEIVARCQGGANAGHTIYNAEGKKFALHLIPSGILNENTTCVIGNGVVVHVPGFFEEIDRLEASGVSCKGRILVSDRAHLLFDFHQEVDGLREAELAKSFIGTTRRGIGPCYSSKVIRNGVRVGDLRHLDTLPQTMDLLLSDAASRFKDFNYTPEVLKEEVEKYKRYAERLEPFITDTVHFINEAISSNKKILVEGGQATMLDIDFGTYPFVTSSSPSAGGICTGLGIAPKVVGDLIGVVKAYTTRVGSGPFPTEILGKGGDLLRSAGHEFGTTTGRPRRCGWLDIVALKYCCQINGFSSLNLTKLDVLSELPEIQLGVSYQTPDGTPVKSFPADLSLLEQIKVEYETMPGWMCDISSIRDYSDLPTAAQEYVSRIEQLVGIPVHYVGVGPGRDALLYK